From the genome of Halorussus caseinilyticus, one region includes:
- the ftsY gene encoding signal recognition particle-docking protein FtsY, whose product MFDSLKDKLGSFRKDVEETTEEKAEEAEAEAEAEADASPEESPDAEPDSGSDESSSSGGGFAAKAKSFAKGEIVIEEQDLEDPLWELEMALLESDVEMSVAQEILDNIREDLIGATRSFSSETADVVEQALHDSLLKVISVGQFDFDQRIAEADKPVTIIFTGVNGVGKTTTIAKLSKYLEDRGLSAVMANGDTYRAGANEQIQEHADNLGKKLITHEQGGDPAAVIYDAVEYADSHDIDVVLGDTAGRLHTDEGLMDQLEKIGRVVGPDMTLFVDEAVAGQDAVQRAKQFNDAAEIDGAILTKADADSQGGAAISIAHVTGKPILFLGTGQGYDHIEKFDPENLVERLLGDEE is encoded by the coding sequence ATGTTCGATAGCCTGAAGGACAAACTCGGGAGTTTCCGCAAGGACGTTGAGGAGACGACCGAGGAGAAGGCCGAGGAAGCGGAGGCCGAGGCGGAAGCCGAGGCCGACGCCAGTCCGGAGGAGTCGCCGGACGCCGAACCCGACTCGGGGTCCGACGAGAGTTCCTCGTCCGGCGGCGGGTTCGCGGCGAAGGCCAAGTCGTTCGCCAAGGGCGAAATCGTCATCGAAGAACAGGACCTCGAAGACCCGCTCTGGGAGTTGGAGATGGCCCTGCTGGAGAGCGACGTGGAGATGAGCGTCGCCCAAGAGATTCTGGACAACATCCGGGAGGACCTCATCGGCGCGACTCGCTCGTTCAGTAGCGAGACCGCAGACGTGGTGGAACAGGCGCTCCACGACTCGCTGTTGAAGGTCATCTCGGTCGGTCAGTTCGACTTCGACCAGCGAATCGCGGAGGCCGACAAGCCCGTCACCATCATCTTCACGGGCGTCAACGGCGTCGGCAAGACGACCACCATCGCCAAACTCTCGAAGTACCTCGAAGACCGGGGTCTGTCGGCAGTGATGGCCAACGGCGACACCTACCGCGCCGGGGCCAACGAGCAGATTCAGGAACACGCCGACAACCTCGGCAAGAAACTCATCACCCACGAACAGGGCGGCGACCCCGCGGCAGTCATCTACGACGCCGTGGAGTACGCCGATTCCCACGACATCGACGTAGTGCTGGGCGACACTGCGGGTCGCCTCCACACCGACGAGGGGTTGATGGACCAGTTGGAGAAAATCGGCCGCGTGGTGGGTCCGGACATGACCCTCTTCGTGGACGAGGCGGTGGCCGGACAGGACGCGGTTCAGCGCGCAAAGCAGTTCAACGACGCCGCCGAAATCGACGGCGCGATTCTGACGAAGGCCGACGCCGACTCGCAGGGCGGGGCGGCCATCTCCATCGCGCACGTCACCGGCAAGCCGATTCTCTTCCTCGGCACCGGGCAGGGGTACGACCACATCGAGAAGTTCGACCCGGAGAATCTGGTCGAGCGACTCCTCGGCGACGAGGAGTAG
- the pfdA gene encoding prefoldin subunit alpha, with protein sequence MMGGGNPELQELSQQLQELEEQQEELEGEIEDLRDEKGDISEAIETIGALETGSTVQVPLGGGAHVRAEVQDLDEIVVELGGGYAAERDEENAVQTLENKQDTLDERISDLEDEVNQVEEESAELEQKAQQLQQQQMQQQMQQMQGQQNDEDE encoded by the coding sequence ATGATGGGTGGCGGCAACCCCGAACTGCAGGAACTCTCCCAACAGCTTCAGGAACTCGAAGAACAGCAGGAGGAACTCGAAGGCGAAATCGAAGACCTCCGCGACGAGAAGGGAGACATCAGCGAAGCCATCGAGACCATCGGCGCGCTCGAAACCGGTTCGACGGTGCAGGTGCCCCTCGGCGGCGGCGCACACGTCCGCGCGGAAGTCCAAGACCTCGACGAAATCGTCGTGGAACTCGGCGGTGGCTACGCGGCCGAGCGAGACGAGGAGAACGCGGTCCAGACCCTCGAAAACAAGCAGGACACCCTCGACGAGCGCATCTCGGACCTCGAAGACGAGGTTAACCAAGTCGAAGAGGAGAGCGCCGAACTGGAGCAGAAGGCCCAGCAACTCCAGCAACAGCAGATGCAACAGCAGATGCAGCAGATGCAGGGCCAGCAGAACGACGAGGACGAGTAA
- the rpl18a gene encoding 50S ribosomal protein L18Ae, which yields MSEFTVRGKFQSRDGWQEFETTIDAENENVAEERTYTNFGSYHGVKRTEIEVEEVEA from the coding sequence ATGAGTGAGTTTACTGTTCGCGGCAAGTTCCAGTCTCGAGACGGCTGGCAGGAGTTCGAGACGACTATCGACGCCGAAAACGAGAACGTAGCCGAGGAGCGCACCTACACGAACTTCGGCAGTTACCACGGCGTAAAACGCACCGAAATCGAAGTCGAGGAGGTCGAAGCCTAA